The Paracoccus sp. MC1862 genome includes a window with the following:
- a CDS encoding flagellar basal body P-ring protein FlgI → MAYLTRLIALLVLLPALAWGAPVRIKDLATVDGVRGNDLLGYGLVIGLNGTGDSLRNTPYTEEMLGSLLERLGVNVTGESFRPKNVAAVMVTGTLPPFARAGGQIDVTVSAIGDAKSLLGGTLIMTPLNAADGEVYAVAQGSIIAGGVSAEGDGASVVQGVPTSGHIPSGARVEREVDFDFTRMTSFRLALRSADFTTAARIEKAINDDLGGGVATLLDATTISIDSAGLGTVNPARLVGRIENLLVEPESRARVVVDHRSGTIVMGEEVRISRVAVSQGNLTLRVRETPMVSQPNPFSPGETVVVPRTDAEITQEPGIGFAEVSGESSLSDVVAGLNALGVRPRELIDILKAVHAAGALHAEFIVN, encoded by the coding sequence ATGGCGTATCTCACGCGGCTCATCGCGCTACTTGTCCTGCTGCCGGCGCTGGCCTGGGGGGCGCCGGTCCGCATCAAGGATCTTGCGACGGTGGATGGCGTCCGGGGCAACGACCTGCTGGGCTACGGCCTCGTCATCGGCCTGAACGGCACCGGCGACAGCTTGCGGAACACGCCTTATACCGAGGAGATGCTGGGCAGCCTGCTGGAACGCCTCGGCGTCAATGTGACCGGCGAGAGCTTCCGGCCCAAGAACGTCGCCGCCGTGATGGTGACGGGAACGCTGCCGCCCTTTGCGCGGGCGGGCGGCCAGATCGACGTGACCGTGTCCGCCATTGGCGATGCGAAAAGCCTGCTGGGCGGCACGCTGATCATGACACCGCTGAACGCGGCGGACGGCGAGGTCTATGCGGTGGCGCAGGGCTCGATCATCGCAGGCGGGGTCTCGGCGGAAGGAGATGGGGCCTCGGTCGTCCAGGGGGTGCCGACTTCCGGCCACATCCCCTCGGGCGCGCGGGTCGAGCGTGAGGTCGATTTCGACTTCACCCGGATGACCAGCTTCCGCCTGGCCCTGCGGTCCGCCGATTTCACCACCGCCGCGCGGATCGAGAAGGCGATCAACGACGACCTCGGCGGCGGCGTGGCGACGCTTCTGGACGCGACGACGATCTCGATCGATTCCGCCGGTCTCGGCACGGTGAACCCCGCACGACTGGTCGGGCGGATCGAGAACCTGCTGGTCGAGCCGGAAAGCCGCGCTCGCGTGGTCGTCGATCACCGCTCGGGCACGATCGTAATGGGCGAGGAGGTGCGCATCTCGCGCGTCGCCGTCTCGCAGGGCAACCTGACCCTGCGGGTCCGCGAGACGCCGATGGTGTCGCAGCCCAATCCCTTCTCGCCGGGCGAAACCGTGGTCGTGCCCCGCACCGATGCCGAGATCACGCAAGAGCCGGGGATCGGCTTCGCAGAGGTCAGCGGCGAATCCTCGCTGTCCGACGTGGTGGCAGGGCTGAACGCGCTGGGGGTCCGCCCGCGCGAGCTGATCGACATCCTCAAGGCGGTCCACGCCGCGGGGGCGCTGCATGCCGAGTTCATCGTGAACTGA
- a CDS encoding flagellin yields MTGFTSVGDLSRSVLLRQANAHLRSRLLTLTQEAATGLRSDVPAALNGQMGPLAQLQDRLLSLQAHEQAAALARSEMDGLQGAMEAMQKLGAGLLPAGNMADATSLGIRVMEARQDFHSAARLLNVSVAGRHVLSGTAVDTPPLSGPADMLAGARAQVAGLTDPAQIAAALDTWFAAPPGAGGFADAHFHGNTKAREVPVAPGETIRLEHNALDPAFRDLLKGLALGALATDLGLSGAQSAGLLDEAGRRVAAATTALTLQRADLGFQEAALERAAARSAAETTALSLARSDMLSADPYETATALNQAETGLQNLYALTSRLSRLSLTDYL; encoded by the coding sequence ATGACGGGTTTCACTTCGGTCGGCGACCTTTCGCGTTCTGTGCTGCTGAGGCAGGCGAACGCGCACCTCAGGTCGCGCCTGCTGACACTGACCCAAGAGGCGGCGACGGGCCTCAGGTCGGACGTCCCCGCGGCGCTGAACGGGCAGATGGGTCCGCTCGCGCAGCTTCAGGACCGGCTGTTGTCGCTGCAGGCGCATGAACAGGCGGCTGCCTTGGCGCGATCCGAGATGGACGGGCTGCAAGGCGCGATGGAGGCGATGCAGAAGCTGGGCGCGGGTCTTCTGCCAGCGGGCAACATGGCGGACGCCACGAGCCTGGGGATAAGGGTCATGGAAGCGCGACAGGATTTCCATTCGGCTGCGCGGCTGCTGAACGTCTCGGTGGCGGGGCGGCATGTCCTGTCGGGAACGGCGGTCGACACGCCGCCGCTGTCCGGCCCGGCCGACATGCTCGCCGGTGCCAGGGCGCAGGTTGCGGGCCTGACCGATCCCGCCCAAATCGCCGCGGCGCTGGACACCTGGTTCGCCGCGCCCCCCGGCGCCGGAGGCTTCGCCGACGCGCATTTCCATGGCAACACCAAGGCGCGCGAGGTTCCGGTCGCGCCGGGCGAAACGATCCGTCTTGAACACAACGCGCTTGACCCTGCCTTCCGAGATCTTCTGAAAGGTCTGGCGCTGGGGGCGCTTGCAACCGATCTCGGCCTGTCGGGCGCGCAGAGCGCTGGGCTGCTCGACGAAGCCGGCAGAAGGGTTGCCGCTGCAACAACCGCCCTGACCTTGCAGCGGGCGGATCTGGGCTTCCAGGAGGCGGCGCTGGAACGCGCCGCAGCCCGAAGCGCGGCTGAAACGACGGCGCTTTCACTCGCCCGATCCGACATGCTTTCGGCCGACCCCTATGAAACGGCGACCGCCCTGAACCAAGCCGAAACGGGCCTGCAGAATCTTTATGCGCTGACCTCGCGGCTGTCGCGCCTTTCCCTGACGGATTACCTCTGA
- the flgK gene encoding flagellar hook-associated protein FlgK, which translates to MSLSNALTNAVSGLVAASRGTEVVASNLANAATPGYARRELQMAARPLVSGGGGVHVDGAVRMVQGAVLAQARLAGAETARAETLAGFHKSVSDAIGVPGEAGSLTTLLSQLDGALVAAAARPESEAGLSQAVSAARDLARAYNTLGAHVQDARSAADRAIGADVEALNSGLKRMAELNRQITVQMAGGKDSNALQDERQRIIDGLSLVVPLKELPREGGRVALFTAEGGVLLDGFTPASLEFTAVGLVTADMSAGSPALGLLRLNGEPVPPGQMGRFAGGRLAANFQIRDLDSPLAQARLDAAAADLHDRFAAVTPNPTAGAIASGLFTDAFSGAPGLAQRIVVSAAVDPAAGGAVWRLRDGMAAAAPGPVGNADLLMRMQEALGGLRAAPGIGAVPRSAASLAAELTSLAASGRLSAERDVTTATAQSSTYDTMLRQDGVDSDREMETLLALERAYASNAKVLQTVDDMIQTILRLT; encoded by the coding sequence ATGAGCCTGTCGAATGCCCTGACGAATGCGGTCTCGGGCCTGGTGGCCGCCTCGCGCGGGACCGAGGTCGTGGCCTCGAACCTCGCCAATGCCGCCACCCCCGGCTATGCCCGGCGCGAGTTGCAGATGGCGGCGCGGCCGCTGGTTTCCGGGGGCGGAGGCGTGCATGTCGATGGCGCCGTGCGTATGGTTCAGGGCGCGGTTCTTGCGCAGGCCCGCCTTGCCGGGGCCGAAACGGCGCGTGCGGAAACGCTGGCGGGATTCCACAAATCGGTCTCGGACGCGATCGGGGTGCCGGGCGAGGCGGGATCGCTGACCACGCTGCTGTCGCAACTGGACGGCGCGCTGGTTGCGGCGGCGGCCCGCCCCGAAAGCGAAGCCGGGCTTTCGCAGGCTGTCTCGGCCGCGCGTGATCTCGCCCGCGCCTATAACACGCTGGGCGCCCATGTGCAGGACGCCCGCAGCGCCGCGGACCGCGCCATCGGGGCGGATGTCGAGGCGCTGAACTCGGGGCTGAAGCGGATGGCCGAGCTGAACCGGCAGATCACCGTCCAGATGGCCGGCGGCAAGGATTCGAACGCCCTTCAGGACGAACGCCAGCGGATCATCGACGGGCTGTCGCTGGTCGTCCCGCTCAAGGAACTGCCGCGCGAGGGCGGGCGGGTGGCGTTGTTCACGGCGGAAGGGGGCGTGCTTCTGGACGGCTTCACGCCCGCCAGCCTTGAATTCACGGCCGTCGGACTGGTGACGGCCGACATGAGCGCGGGTTCACCGGCGCTGGGCCTGCTGAGGCTGAACGGTGAGCCTGTTCCCCCTGGGCAGATGGGCCGCTTCGCCGGCGGCAGGCTGGCGGCGAACTTCCAGATCCGCGATCTGGACAGCCCCCTGGCGCAGGCGCGGCTGGATGCCGCCGCCGCCGACCTGCACGACCGCTTCGCCGCCGTCACCCCCAATCCGACGGCGGGGGCAATCGCGTCGGGGCTGTTCACTGATGCCTTCTCCGGCGCGCCGGGTCTGGCGCAGCGGATTGTCGTCAGCGCGGCGGTTGATCCGGCAGCAGGCGGGGCCGTCTGGCGACTACGGGACGGAATGGCGGCGGCGGCGCCAGGGCCGGTCGGAAATGCGGACCTGCTGATGCGGATGCAGGAAGCGCTGGGCGGGCTGCGTGCCGCGCCGGGCATCGGTGCGGTGCCGCGCAGCGCGGCGAGCCTCGCGGCCGAACTGACCTCGCTGGCCGCCTCCGGCCGGCTTTCGGCGGAACGCGACGTGACAACCGCAACGGCGCAGTCCTCGACCTACGACACCATGCTGCGGCAGGACGGCGTGGACAGCGACCGCGAGATGGAGACGCTGCTTGCGCTTGAACGGGCCTATGCGTCGAACGCCAAGGTTCTGCAGACAGTGGATGACATGATCCAGACGATACTGAGGCTGACATGA
- a CDS encoding flagellar hook protein FlgE translates to MSISSSLNAGVAGLAANATRLAGISDNIANSGTFGYKRVDTDFESMVINQARGAGLYSAGGVRATTSRLIDEKGSLVASSHPLDIATSGRGMLPVMPSVLLGSGMGDRQMMMTSTGSFRPDAEGVLRTDSGMVLMGWPANLDGSIPVHPRDSVGGLQPVVLTQNQTSADPTTRVTLGINLPANATRPGAAGVPETTAVEYYGPLGRSENMFITFTPAIPTGPAASNAWKMEIRDGNGPAASVLGSYELAFDGSHSGGGTLQSVTTLSGGAYDPATGALSLTVLGGPVTMNIGRPGDVGGLMQLDSAFAPTNITKNGSPAGHLTTVEIDEHGMLRAAYDTGFIRTIYQVPLVDVPNPNGLIALNNQTYQVSPTSGSFYLWDAGDGPTGAVEGYAREASTTDVAAELTDLIQTQRAYSSNAKVIQTVDEMLQETTNIKR, encoded by the coding sequence ATGTCGATTTCCTCGTCCCTCAATGCCGGGGTTGCCGGACTGGCTGCAAATGCGACGCGGCTTGCCGGGATCTCGGACAACATCGCGAACTCCGGGACGTTCGGATACAAGCGCGTGGACACCGACTTTGAAAGCATGGTGATCAACCAGGCGCGTGGGGCCGGGCTTTATTCGGCAGGCGGCGTGCGGGCCACTACCTCGCGTCTGATCGACGAAAAAGGATCGCTGGTGGCATCGTCGCACCCCCTCGACATCGCCACGTCGGGGCGGGGGATGCTGCCGGTGATGCCCTCGGTGCTGCTTGGCAGCGGCATGGGGGACCGGCAGATGATGATGACCTCGACGGGTTCGTTCCGCCCCGATGCCGAAGGTGTCCTCAGGACCGATTCGGGGATGGTGCTGATGGGCTGGCCTGCGAATCTCGATGGCTCGATCCCGGTCCATCCGCGCGACTCAGTGGGCGGGCTGCAGCCGGTGGTGCTGACCCAGAACCAGACCTCGGCCGACCCCACCACGCGTGTCACCCTGGGCATCAACCTGCCGGCGAACGCGACCCGTCCTGGCGCGGCGGGCGTGCCGGAGACGACGGCGGTCGAATATTACGGCCCCCTCGGCCGGTCCGAGAACATGTTCATCACCTTCACGCCAGCGATCCCGACCGGTCCCGCCGCCAGCAACGCCTGGAAGATGGAGATTCGCGACGGCAACGGCCCCGCCGCCAGCGTCCTCGGCAGCTATGAGCTGGCCTTCGACGGCAGCCATTCCGGCGGCGGGACGCTGCAATCTGTGACGACGCTTTCGGGGGGCGCCTATGATCCCGCGACTGGCGCGCTGTCGCTGACGGTGCTGGGCGGGCCGGTGACGATGAACATCGGCCGGCCCGGGGATGTGGGTGGGCTGATGCAGCTCGACAGCGCCTTTGCACCCACGAACATCACCAAGAACGGCTCTCCCGCCGGGCACCTGACGACTGTCGAGATCGACGAGCACGGGATGCTGCGGGCGGCCTATGACACCGGCTTCATCCGCACGATCTACCAGGTCCCGCTGGTCGATGTGCCGAACCCGAACGGGCTGATCGCGCTGAACAACCAGACCTACCAGGTTTCGCCGACCTCGGGTTCATTCTACCTGTGGGACGCGGGCGACGGGCCGACCGGGGCGGTCGAGGGCTATGCCCGCGAAGCCTCGACCACCGATGTCGCGGCCGAACTGACCGACCTGATCCAGACGCAGCGCGCCTATTCCTCGAACGCCAAGGTCATCCAGACCGTGGACGAAATGCTGCAGGAAACCACCAACATCAAGCGCTGA